One Clostridia bacterium DNA window includes the following coding sequences:
- a CDS encoding NAD(P)/FAD-dependent oxidoreductase produces the protein MRYVVVGSSAAGLFAVEEIRRRDPKGKITVLTADQEPYYSRCLTTYYLAGDIPLVKLFLRPDSFAARLGLEIAYGAKVTAVRPDEQVVVMEDGREWSYDKLLLATGASANRLAVPGADLPEVFTLRHMSDAKGINDLIPNCREAVVIGGGLVSLKSAYALLKRGLRVTVVVSSNRVLSQMLDEVSAGIVARHLARHGMQIMLETDVASINGERHVEGVTLTDGREIPAQLVIIGKGVSPNVDYLAGSTITVGRGIRVDDRLATTVPHVYAAGDVAETWDRVLERRTVNATWPNATHQGRIAGANMAGAGERYLGSMGLNSVDFFGLSVMAAGVVRPPAGGEQKEANWQVKEQWKPGTSGYPVYRRLVFKNDILKGCVLVGDTSRAGILTTLIREGKPFRTRVTEH, from the coding sequence ATGAGATACGTGGTGGTAGGCAGCAGTGCCGCCGGGCTGTTCGCCGTGGAGGAAATTCGCCGGCGGGACCCCAAGGGAAAAATCACCGTCCTCACAGCGGATCAGGAACCTTATTACTCCCGTTGTTTGACCACATATTACTTAGCGGGGGATATCCCTTTAGTGAAACTGTTCCTCAGGCCGGATAGTTTCGCCGCCAGGCTCGGCTTGGAGATTGCCTACGGGGCCAAGGTTACGGCAGTGAGACCTGACGAACAAGTGGTGGTGATGGAGGACGGCCGGGAATGGTCTTATGATAAGCTGCTTTTGGCCACGGGGGCGTCCGCCAACCGGCTGGCGGTCCCCGGGGCCGATTTGCCGGAAGTATTCACCCTGCGGCACATGTCCGATGCCAAGGGCATTAATGACCTCATTCCCAACTGCCGGGAAGCCGTCGTGATTGGGGGAGGACTGGTTTCCCTCAAATCAGCTTACGCTCTGTTAAAACGAGGATTGCGGGTGACGGTGGTGGTCTCCTCCAACCGGGTGCTGTCCCAGATGCTGGACGAAGTGTCCGCCGGCATTGTGGCGCGGCACCTGGCCCGCCATGGCATGCAAATCATGCTGGAAACGGACGTGGCAAGTATCAACGGGGAACGGCATGTGGAGGGAGTGACTCTGACTGACGGCCGGGAAATACCGGCCCAGCTGGTGATTATCGGTAAAGGGGTTAGTCCCAATGTGGATTACCTGGCGGGTTCAACCATCACCGTGGGCCGGGGTATCCGGGTGGATGACAGGCTGGCGACGACCGTGCCCCATGTGTATGCCGCCGGGGATGTGGCGGAAACCTGGGATCGGGTGCTTGAGCGGCGCACCGTCAACGCCACCTGGCCCAATGCCACCCACCAGGGCCGGATAGCCGGTGCCAACATGGCCGGCGCCGGGGAACGGTACCTGGGTTCCATGGGTTTAAACTCCGTAGACTTTTTCGGTTTGTCCGTGATGGCCGCCGGGGTGGTCCGCCCGCCGGCCGGTGGGGAGCAAAAAGAGGCAAACTGGCAGGTCAAGGAGCAGTGGAAGCCCGGCACCTCAGGCTATCCTGTTTACCGGCGATTGGTTTTCAAAAACGACATTCTGAAAGGCTGCGTCCTGGTGGGAGATACCAGCAGGGCCGGTATCTTGACCACCCTCATCCGGGAAGGCAAGCCCTTCCGGACCCGGGTGACGGAGCATTAA